The nucleotide sequence ATTCATATTAAAGGTATCTGGTGAAAGTATGATAGATGCTGGAATATTTGATGGTGATTTTTGTATAATGGAAAAAAATAATTCTGCTGAAGATGGTGATATTGTTGCTGCTTTAATGGAAAATGAAGCAACTTTAAAAAGATTCTTTAAAGAAAAAGATCATATAAGATTACAACCAGAAAATAAAACGATGAAGCCAATAATTGTACATAACTGTAAAATTATCGGCAAATTAGTTGGACTTTATAGGCAATACCTATAAACAATCATTTTAGAATATTGGAAAGTGCAATTAGTATTCCTATTTTTGCATGTTCAAAGGTAAGACCTCCCTGTAGATAACCTATATATGGTTCTCTGATTGGTGCATCAGCTGATAACTCTATTGAGGATCCTTGAATAAATGATCCCGCAGCCATAATAACTTGGTCATCATAACCTGGCATATCCCACGGTTCACATTGGACAAATGAGTCTATAGGCGATCCGGATTGTATACCCTTACAAAAATTTATTAGTTTTTCCTTATCATTAAATTTTATTGCCTGTATTATATCACTTCTCCTGTCGGCGTATTTAGGAAGTACTTCAAAACCTGCAAGTTCCATTATTCGTGAACAGAATACAGCACCTTTTAATGCCTCTATAGATATGTGCGGTGCTAAAAACAGTCCCTCGTACAAAGACCTCATAACACCAAAGGTAGATCCACATTCTCCCCCAATACCAGGAGCAGTAAGTCGATATGAAGCTTGAGTAACATATTCTTCTTTTCCTGCTATATAGCCACCAGTTGGTGCTATACCTCCACCTATATTTTTAATAAGTGATCCTGCCACTAAATCAGCTCCAACATCAGTTGGTTCTACTGTATCTATAAATTCTCCATAGCAGTTGTCCACAAAACATATTAATTCAGGGTTGATTTTTTTTACAAAATCTATAATTTTCTTTATTTCTGATATTAAAAATGATCTTCTCCAACCATATCCTGTAGATCTTTGAATATGTATTAATTTTATACTTCTGTCATTTTCAATTTTATGTTTTATTTTATCAAAATCAAACTTCCCATCAGGCATCAAATCAACTTGCTCATACTTAACACCATAGTCTTTCAAAGAGCCCATGTTCTTTTTATCACTTATACCTATAATATTATGAAGTGTATCATAAGGTGTACCACATACTGACATCATAGTATCATTCGGTCTTAAATTACCAAAAAGCGCAGTTGCCAGTGCATGAGTCCCATTTACAAAATGAGGTCTTACCAATGCACTTTCAGTGTTGAATATTTTTGCATATACTTTATCTAGAGAATCCCTTCCTATATCTCCATATCCATAGCCTGATGAATTTGTAAAATGTGATTCACTAATCCTCTCACTTTGAAATGCATCAAGTACTTTTAACTGATTGTAGGACTTTATATCATCATATATTGAAAATTGATCATCTATGTCTCTCATAGTCATATCATATAGTTCAAATACTTTATCACTTATATGATACATATCTTTTAACTTTTGTTTCTCTAAATTAAACATTTTATATAAAAAAACCTCCCTATTCTATTCAAGCGTTTATTATATCACAAGTCAAAAGAATAGGCAAAATATCATTTACCTATTCTCTTTAATTTTGATATATGTTTACACTTAAAAGACTGTTAATCAGAAGTACTATTATTAAACAGTATTGGTCTTGATGGATTAATAGTTGATATAGCATGCTTATATACCATCATTTGTTTACCATCACAATCCAAAATCACTGTAAAACTGTCAAATCCTTTTACAGTACCTTTTATTTGAAAACCATTTGTCAAGTAAATAGTAACTTGAGTCCTGTTTTTTCTGGCTCCATTTAAAAATATATCTTGTAGATTGTTGGCCGTCTTACTCATATATCTCCCCTCCATAGTCTTTAATTTATATATTCTATAAATTTTGATAAATTCCTCTTGGTTTTTATAAATTATTGGATTGATTGAATTTTTCACATATGTGATCTGCGATTTCATCATCTGTGCTAAATTTATCTTTGTCTATCCAATTTACTCTCTTATCTTTTCTAAACCAGGTGAGTTGTCTTTTGGCATAATTTCTACTTCCCTTTTTTATCATATAAATAGCTTGATTCAGGCTTATTTCTCCATTAAGATAATATAATATTTCTTTGTATCCTATCCCCTTCATTGACTGCATTTCTGAAGTAAATCCCATTTTTTTAAGCTCTTTAACTTCATCTATGAGTCCTTTTTCAATCATAATATCTACTCTTTTGTTTATTCTATCGTACAATTTTTCTCTATTCATCGTCAATACAAAATAATAGATTTTATATGGTATATCATATATATTATTTTTTTTGTTAAAATCACTTATAGTCTTGCCGGTTAATTTGTAAACCTCAAGAGCCCTTATTACTCTTTTCAAGTCATTAGGATAGAGCTTATTATAAGATTCTATATCAATATCTTTGAGTAAATTATGAACATATTCTTTTCCTTTATCAGAAGCTAAATTTTGAAGATAATTTCTATATCTTAAATCTGTAGATGCATCTGTAAAGTTATAATTATATATGAGAGAATTTATGTAAAGCCCCGTTCCTCCAACAAGCATAGGTAATTTTCCTTCTGATGTTATATTATTTATTAAATTTTCTGCAAGTATTTTATATTGAGAAACATCGAAACTTAGATTAGGTTCTAAAATATCTATAAGATGATGTGGTATGTTCTGCATTTCTGATTTTGTAACTTTGGCCGAACCTATATCCATATGTTTATATATCTGCATTGAATCTGCTGATATAATTTCTCCATTTAGCTTTTGGGCCAAATTTATTGATATATCGGTTTTACCAACAGCAGTAGGGCCAGCCAGTATTAATAATTTTTTCATCTTAAATCACTCCTATTACTGTATCCTTTTAAATTTTTTTTCAAATTGATTTAATGTAATTTTTATTATAGTAGGCCTTCCATGAGGACACGTAAATGGGTCATCTAAAAATCTTAATTTATCAATAATATGTTCCATTTCAAAAGA is from Clostridium fermenticellae and encodes:
- the miaA gene encoding tRNA (adenosine(37)-N6)-dimethylallyltransferase MiaA; the protein is MKKLLILAGPTAVGKTDISINLAQKLNGEIISADSMQIYKHMDIGSAKVTKSEMQNIPHHLIDILEPNLSFDVSQYKILAENLINNITSEGKLPMLVGGTGLYINSLIYNYNFTDASTDLRYRNYLQNLASDKGKEYVHNLLKDIDIESYNKLYPNDLKRVIRALEVYKLTGKTISDFNKKNNIYDIPYKIYYFVLTMNREKLYDRINKRVDIMIEKGLIDEVKELKKMGFTSEMQSMKGIGYKEILYYLNGEISLNQAIYMIKKGSRNYAKRQLTWFRKDKRVNWIDKDKFSTDDEIADHICEKFNQSNNL
- a CDS encoding aminotransferase class I/II-fold pyridoxal phosphate-dependent enzyme; its protein translation is MFNLEKQKLKDMYHISDKVFELYDMTMRDIDDQFSIYDDIKSYNQLKVLDAFQSERISESHFTNSSGYGYGDIGRDSLDKVYAKIFNTESALVRPHFVNGTHALATALFGNLRPNDTMMSVCGTPYDTLHNIIGISDKKNMGSLKDYGVKYEQVDLMPDGKFDFDKIKHKIENDRSIKLIHIQRSTGYGWRRSFLISEIKKIIDFVKKINPELICFVDNCYGEFIDTVEPTDVGADLVAGSLIKNIGGGIAPTGGYIAGKEEYVTQASYRLTAPGIGGECGSTFGVMRSLYEGLFLAPHISIEALKGAVFCSRIMELAGFEVLPKYADRRSDIIQAIKFNDKEKLINFCKGIQSGSPIDSFVQCEPWDMPGYDDQVIMAAGSFIQGSSIELSADAPIREPYIGYLQGGLTFEHAKIGILIALSNILK
- the hfq gene encoding RNA chaperone Hfq, with translation MSKTANNLQDIFLNGARKNRTQVTIYLTNGFQIKGTVKGFDSFTVILDCDGKQMMVYKHAISTINPSRPILFNNSTSD